DNA from Eucalyptus grandis isolate ANBG69807.140 chromosome 5, ASM1654582v1, whole genome shotgun sequence:
TAGAATTGGGCTTTAAAAGAAACGCTAAACAAGAATTGAATAAGAGCAAAATTCCATCACTTTCTCTaaaggttaattttttttttttttcccttggccACCTaacaattaacaaaagaaatacTAATTCAAGTTCAAATATAATTGAATGATATGGTGGTCATTTAATTCGCCTTGTGAAGAAGGCTGAAATCGAACTTGCTAGCAATAGGATCCCAATGTATCCCGATCTCATCGCCTTCAGCCAACCCCCTCCGCTGCACGAACTCCTTCATCCAACACCCCTTCAGGACGTAGGACCCTGACGATGCCCAGTAAGCAAACACCAGTTGGTGCTCGGAGTGTGTGTCTTCGTCCCACACCACGACCTCCGCACCCTCGTTGCTCTTGACTCGCCTCGCTCTCTCTTCATCCATGCACGGGAGCACGTAGGTCGCCACGCCCGCCCGCGGGATCAAGAGCCTCGACAGTTGGCCAAGATCGCTCTTCTTAAGCGTCTTCTTGATCTGATAAGGGTCATAGCGCAGCACCAGCTCCGTGGAAACGTCCCCGCAtctctcttcctctgcttcaCATTCTGAGGCCCCTCTCTTTCCCTTCTGGCTTCTACAGCGCTTCGCCTTCTTATCCACAATCGGAGTTCCGTCATCAGTGTGTGAGGCCGTGGACTTTCGCTCCGGTCGGGCTGGAGCGGCACTGAGTTCCTTAGTGTCCAAGTAACCCCTTGTCGGATCCGGCGTGAGAGGAAAGAAGACGCGAGCCGGCACCACCACTGCAGCAGACGAAGTTTCTCGGCCCTCTTCTTCGTGATTCCTC
Protein-coding regions in this window:
- the LOC104430635 gene encoding putative B3 domain-containing protein At1g78640: MKLVDPFTLELPPTGDVPRASYTLLPSIDSSSCASYLHDHERNHEEEGRETSSAAVVVPARVFFPLTPDPTRGYLDTKELSAAPARPERKSTASHTDDGTPIVDKKAKRCRSQKGKRGASECEAEEERCGDVSTELVLRYDPYQIKKTLKKSDLGQLSRLLIPRAGVATYVLPCMDEERARRVKSNEGAEVVVWDEDTHSEHQLVFAYWASSGSYVLKGCWMKEFVQRRGLAEGDEIGIHWDPIASKFDFSLLHKAN